In Stieleria varia, one genomic interval encodes:
- a CDS encoding sulfatase-like hydrolase/transferase — MQGFSLRQISLTSAGKIRFCLDVTVFALFVIGMLITIADNAFAVERPNIVLIVSDDQGYNDLGLLGNGIITPHLDRLAAEGTRLTDFYVAWPACTPSRAALLTGRYPQRNGVYDMIRNEAPDYGHKYTASEYAVTFERIGGMDTQEVILPRLLAPSGYVSGIYGKWDLGSLKRFLPTSRGFDDFYGFVNTGIDYYTHERYGVPSMFRNLSPTTADRGTYCTELFQRESLRFLDEHAGKTPFFLYVPFNAPHNSSALDPTIRSSVQAPPRYKAMYPDVDPEFRSTDKHRYQRPATVTTPDARRRDYRAAVTYMDEAIGSILAKLEQTDTLDNTIIIFFSDNGGSSGADNSPLRGHKAQLWEGGIRVPCLVRWPGGNIPAARVCGEFLTSLEIVPSLLAATSTPTPKDLKLDGFDWWPTLRGESSSPRSEMFWRRKDDWAVRAADWKYVSMGGKTALFDLNADISERTDLTEKHPEVVREMKQRLSDWDAEMDAAPPRGPFRDF, encoded by the coding sequence ATGCAAGGATTCTCTCTTCGCCAGATTTCGTTGACCTCCGCTGGGAAAATTCGTTTTTGCCTGGATGTTACCGTGTTTGCATTGTTCGTGATCGGCATGTTGATCACCATCGCGGACAACGCGTTTGCGGTCGAGCGTCCCAACATCGTGTTGATCGTTTCGGACGATCAGGGATACAACGATTTGGGACTGTTGGGCAATGGGATCATCACACCGCACTTGGATCGACTTGCCGCCGAAGGCACCAGGTTGACGGATTTTTACGTCGCGTGGCCCGCTTGCACGCCCTCGCGCGCCGCACTGCTGACCGGTCGTTACCCGCAACGCAATGGCGTGTACGACATGATTCGCAATGAAGCTCCCGATTACGGGCACAAGTACACCGCCAGTGAATATGCAGTCACCTTTGAACGCATCGGTGGCATGGACACACAGGAAGTCATCCTGCCGCGATTGCTTGCCCCCAGCGGTTATGTTTCGGGAATCTATGGCAAGTGGGATTTGGGGTCGCTGAAACGTTTCTTGCCGACAAGCCGTGGCTTCGATGATTTCTATGGATTCGTGAACACGGGCATCGACTACTACACGCATGAACGATATGGCGTGCCCAGCATGTTCCGGAACTTGAGCCCGACCACGGCTGACAGGGGGACGTACTGTACGGAGCTGTTCCAGCGAGAATCACTCCGCTTTCTAGACGAACACGCGGGTAAGACGCCGTTCTTTTTGTATGTTCCGTTCAACGCTCCACACAATTCGTCGGCGTTGGATCCGACGATTCGCAGCAGCGTGCAGGCTCCACCACGTTACAAGGCGATGTATCCCGACGTCGATCCAGAGTTTCGCTCGACGGACAAGCACCGCTATCAACGACCGGCGACGGTCACCACGCCTGATGCACGACGGCGTGACTATCGCGCGGCGGTGACTTACATGGACGAGGCGATCGGCAGCATCCTTGCTAAGCTGGAACAGACCGACACACTAGACAATACGATCATCATCTTTTTCTCCGACAACGGAGGCAGCTCGGGTGCCGACAATTCGCCTCTGAGGGGGCACAAGGCACAGCTTTGGGAAGGCGGCATTCGCGTTCCGTGTTTGGTCAGATGGCCCGGTGGCAATATTCCGGCGGCGCGAGTCTGTGGTGAGTTCCTGACGAGCCTGGAAATCGTTCCCAGCTTGTTGGCGGCAACGTCAACGCCGACGCCGAAGGATTTGAAACTCGATGGATTCGACTGGTGGCCGACATTGAGAGGCGAATCATCCTCACCGCGCTCCGAAATGTTTTGGCGCCGTAAGGACGATTGGGCGGTCCGCGCGGCGGATTGGAAATACGTTTCCATGGGCGGAAAGACCGCGTTATTTGATTTAAACGCAGACATCAGCGAGCGCACGGACTTGACGGAAAAACACCCCGAGGTCGTGCGTGAAATGAAACAGCGATTGTCCGATTGGGATGCCGAAATGGATGCAGCTCCTCCACGAGGCCCCTTCCGTGACTTTTAG
- a CDS encoding PDZ domain-containing protein — MTVQRPFPPPAVRLPTDKLLFVFAAIALVSFLAPLQIIAPCSADDGDVATANADTTASQDVSDSADSDSVDSSLDPQYWAEQLGHDRFLRRESATRELIQLGDAAVDPLVAVIDNGNLEVNQRAISILSAIALQQSPKEDDGAYGALLTLSDTSAGSRLSMVQRALAEIAATRREQAESILRDAGYFIGADHFSFSLSTLIIPVKMLRVDGSWKDEPDTVTWLRWLTDIQYAEIRGDAVCTDVIKQLAKMPSLQYLAIIDGDLDAEAISEMKSMAQLKELELRYVSLDDEKRELLSSVPIRLTLSIMGTGTSEEQADQMRRDLPGLAIIHHNGGFLGVNCSTRSEACIIDAIVRESAAEAAGLRPGDMIIGIDQTEVEQFSDLQQAVKQRKAGDEIEVRYRRLNLGEVATVKATLRKYRSR, encoded by the coding sequence ATGACAGTTCAACGCCCGTTTCCCCCACCCGCCGTCAGACTGCCCACCGACAAGCTGCTGTTCGTCTTCGCCGCCATCGCGTTGGTCTCCTTCCTCGCGCCCCTGCAAATCATCGCACCCTGTAGCGCCGATGACGGCGATGTGGCAACGGCCAACGCAGACACGACGGCCTCCCAGGATGTGTCCGACTCGGCCGATTCCGACTCGGTCGATTCCAGTCTGGACCCTCAGTACTGGGCCGAGCAATTGGGGCACGATCGATTCCTGCGTCGCGAATCGGCCACGCGAGAGCTGATCCAGTTGGGCGACGCCGCGGTGGACCCGTTGGTAGCCGTGATCGACAACGGCAACCTCGAAGTCAACCAGCGTGCGATCTCGATCCTTTCGGCCATCGCACTGCAACAGTCCCCCAAAGAAGACGACGGCGCTTACGGAGCCCTGCTGACTTTGTCAGACACCTCCGCCGGCTCGCGACTCTCCATGGTCCAGCGTGCCTTAGCGGAAATCGCTGCCACGCGCCGTGAACAGGCCGAATCGATCCTCCGCGACGCAGGTTACTTCATTGGCGCGGACCACTTTTCGTTTAGCCTTTCGACGCTCATCATCCCCGTCAAAATGCTTCGTGTGGATGGCTCGTGGAAAGACGAACCCGACACCGTGACCTGGCTTCGCTGGCTCACCGACATTCAGTATGCGGAAATCCGTGGCGATGCCGTTTGCACCGATGTCATCAAACAACTCGCTAAGATGCCGTCGCTGCAGTATCTGGCGATCATCGATGGAGACCTCGATGCCGAGGCGATCTCTGAAATGAAATCCATGGCACAACTCAAAGAACTGGAGCTTCGCTACGTTTCATTGGACGATGAGAAACGCGAACTGCTGTCCAGCGTCCCCATTCGATTGACCTTGAGCATCATGGGCACCGGCACCAGTGAGGAACAAGCCGACCAGATGAGACGTGACCTGCCAGGCTTGGCCATCATTCATCACAACGGCGGCTTCCTGGGCGTCAACTGCTCCACTCGCAGCGAAGCGTGCATCATCGATGCGATCGTGCGAGAGAGCGCCGCGGAAGCCGCTGGCCTGCGTCCAGGCGACATGATCATCGGAATCGATCAAACCGAGGTCGAGCAGTTCAGTGACCTGCAACAAGCGGTCAAGCAACGCAAGGCGGGGGACGAGATCGAAGTCCGCTACCGACGATTGAACTTGGGCGAAGTCGCAACGGTGAAAGCGACGCTGCGCAAATACAGGTCACGATGA
- the mutY gene encoding A/G-specific adenine glycosylase: MTRVGQPDHDPIWSDSRWRSRIRKRLLDWFQDNARELPWRSDPTPYHVWISEIMLQQTQVATVLPYYQRFMKSFPTVQSLAAADESELMKHWEGLGYYRRARSMHAAAKVIMEQYDGEFPLQFDQVLALPGIGRYTAGAILSISSGQRLPILEGNTHRVYSRWIALREPPMEKAANALLWQFAESILPRKSDAHGSGQFNQAAMELGALVCLPKNPKCDACPVRRDCRAAASGLQDQIPGKMTKTRYEDRTEFALILAQAPSRTSSAKMNSTHLAKYLLRPLPTDGRWGGLWDFPRPTHGDLESVIAAAQWLSDEIGHPVDSGVCLKTIKHAVTKYRITLHVHMAQARLMKGWRPPAPWQWMTVNEMLDLPMSVTGRKIVEFLNQTDQMFLPLE; this comes from the coding sequence ATGACACGCGTCGGACAACCGGACCACGATCCCATCTGGTCGGACTCTCGTTGGCGCAGCCGCATTCGCAAGCGATTGTTGGATTGGTTCCAGGACAACGCCCGCGAGCTTCCTTGGCGCAGCGATCCGACTCCCTATCACGTTTGGATCAGCGAGATCATGCTGCAACAAACGCAGGTAGCAACGGTGCTGCCGTACTACCAACGCTTCATGAAATCCTTTCCCACGGTCCAGAGTTTGGCCGCTGCGGATGAATCGGAGTTGATGAAACACTGGGAAGGACTCGGGTACTATCGACGCGCTCGCTCCATGCACGCGGCGGCAAAGGTCATCATGGAGCAATACGATGGCGAGTTTCCGCTGCAATTCGATCAAGTCCTGGCGTTGCCCGGTATCGGCCGCTACACCGCCGGCGCAATCCTTTCAATCTCGTCGGGCCAGCGGTTGCCGATCCTGGAGGGCAACACACATCGCGTGTACAGCCGCTGGATCGCACTGCGAGAACCGCCCATGGAAAAGGCCGCCAACGCGTTGTTGTGGCAATTCGCCGAATCCATCCTGCCTCGCAAATCCGACGCCCACGGCAGCGGCCAGTTCAATCAAGCTGCGATGGAGTTGGGGGCGTTGGTCTGTTTGCCAAAGAATCCGAAATGTGATGCCTGCCCCGTGCGACGTGACTGTCGTGCAGCCGCATCGGGCCTGCAGGATCAAATCCCGGGCAAAATGACCAAGACTCGATACGAAGACCGCACGGAGTTTGCTCTCATTCTCGCCCAGGCACCCAGCAGGACTTCGTCTGCTAAAATGAATTCCACCCATTTAGCAAAATACCTGTTGCGCCCGCTGCCGACCGACGGTCGATGGGGCGGTCTATGGGACTTCCCGCGTCCCACCCACGGCGATCTGGAGTCGGTCATCGCAGCGGCACAGTGGTTGAGTGATGAGATTGGACACCCGGTCGATTCGGGGGTCTGCTTGAAAACCATCAAACACGCGGTGACGAAATACCGCATCACCCTGCACGTCCACATGGCCCAGGCACGACTGATGAAGGGGTGGCGACCGCCGGCCCCGTGGCAGTGGATGACGGTCAACGAAATGTTAGACTTGCCGATGAGCGTGACCGGTCGAAAGATTGTTGAATTCCTCAACCAAACCGATCAAATGTTCCTGCCTTTGGAGTAG
- a CDS encoding hydantoinase/oxoprolinase family protein, whose protein sequence is MTFSRSSVAAPVVGIDIGGANLKYASSGGKSFSREFAMWKHHRDLSETLVDDLSRFGKGLPIAVTMTGELADCFLDREIGVRHIVESVEQATRNTQTRYYSVTGEFFNAAQAVARIDDVAASNWHALATLVAGEVCSDAMLVDIGSTTTDIVPLSAGRVATPAKTDHDRLVEGSLVYVGCARTPVCALVNELQYQGENATVMNEWFATVDDARVVLGLEKECPGDRASADNAPRDAFHARNRLARMIGLDHRSVDDEAARTLATQIMAAARERIQHGIRKVQSLYGFAPNTTLVLSGHGGDLLPRDVIADRTVIRLDEQWGEVIARSAPAYAVARLMTAVAVRD, encoded by the coding sequence GTGACTTTTAGTCGTTCAAGCGTTGCAGCACCCGTGGTCGGCATCGACATCGGGGGTGCGAATCTCAAGTACGCCAGCTCGGGCGGCAAATCATTTTCCCGGGAATTTGCGATGTGGAAACATCATCGCGATCTGTCGGAGACCTTGGTCGATGACTTGAGCCGTTTTGGCAAAGGGTTGCCGATCGCCGTCACCATGACAGGCGAGTTGGCCGACTGTTTTCTGGATCGTGAAATCGGTGTGCGTCACATCGTGGAATCGGTTGAGCAGGCCACGCGGAACACGCAGACTCGGTATTATAGTGTGACAGGTGAATTCTTTAACGCCGCACAAGCCGTTGCGAGGATTGATGATGTCGCAGCATCCAACTGGCACGCGTTGGCAACTCTCGTAGCAGGCGAAGTTTGCTCGGACGCAATGTTGGTGGACATCGGTTCGACAACCACTGATATCGTACCCTTGTCCGCAGGCCGCGTTGCGACGCCCGCAAAGACGGATCACGATCGCTTGGTCGAGGGTTCGCTCGTTTACGTCGGGTGCGCACGCACGCCGGTTTGCGCGTTGGTCAATGAGTTACAGTACCAGGGAGAAAACGCAACGGTGATGAATGAGTGGTTCGCGACGGTGGATGATGCACGAGTGGTGCTTGGTCTCGAAAAAGAGTGTCCAGGCGATCGGGCGAGCGCGGACAATGCACCCCGCGATGCTTTCCACGCGAGAAACCGTTTGGCACGGATGATCGGCTTGGATCATCGATCCGTAGACGACGAGGCGGCACGTACATTGGCAACGCAGATCATGGCGGCAGCGCGCGAGAGAATCCAGCACGGCATTCGCAAGGTACAATCGCTCTACGGCTTCGCACCCAACACCACGCTCGTGCTCAGTGGCCATGGAGGCGACTTGTTGCCGCGTGACGTGATCGCAGATCGCACGGTCATACGTTTGGACGAACAATGGGGTGAAGTGATCGCGAGGTCGGCCCCGGCCTACGCCGTTGCTCGACTGATGACCGCTGTGGCCGTCCGTGATTGA
- a CDS encoding carbamoyltransferase family protein, producing the protein MTAILGISAFYHDSAAALVVDGEIIAAAQEERFTRKKHDAGFPKHAIDYCLAEAGLSIEQLDHVGFYEKPLLKFERLLETYLSYAPAGLRSFAKAMPQWIGQKLHLRREIRRGLSDRYRGRFAFCEHHESHAASAFFPSPFDEAAILTLDGVGEWTTTSLGVGLGHRIELTDEIRFPHSLGLLYSAFTHYCGFRVNSGEYKLMGLAPYGSPQYSDLILRHLIEVREDGSFQLDLRYFNYCQGLTMTSSRFHQLFGRGPRKPEMPISQLDMDLAASVQEVTEQVVLKSAIHLHEKTKQRNLCMAGGVALNCVANGRLLREGPFENIWIQPAAGDAGGALGIALLIWHQLLGQPRPHLNSTSQLDRQHGSLLGPRFTESDILQSLDEHQAIYTRYDDAERLAGDVAQLLADGNVVGRVSGRMEFGPRALGNRSILGDPRSDEMQSVMNQKIKFRESFRPFAPVVLADHAADYFDIPHGHDSPYMLLVFNVAKSKWVESMSGMTETDGGLQRVNEVRSTIPAVTHVDHSARVQTVDAVRNPDFERLLRAFYDRTGCPVLINTSFNVRGEPIVCTPADAYRCFMATNMDVLVLENVVLKKAGQPRAAEYQAEEHLSQFELD; encoded by the coding sequence TTGACCGCGATTCTCGGCATCTCTGCCTTTTATCATGACTCCGCCGCCGCACTGGTGGTCGATGGCGAGATCATCGCTGCGGCACAGGAAGAGCGATTCACGAGAAAGAAGCACGATGCGGGATTTCCGAAACATGCAATCGACTATTGCCTCGCCGAAGCCGGTTTGAGCATCGAGCAACTCGACCATGTCGGTTTCTATGAAAAACCGCTGTTGAAGTTTGAGCGACTGCTGGAGACTTACCTCAGCTATGCCCCCGCTGGCTTGCGATCCTTTGCCAAGGCCATGCCGCAGTGGATCGGACAAAAACTGCATCTGCGTCGAGAGATTCGGCGTGGATTATCCGATCGCTATCGTGGTCGGTTTGCGTTTTGCGAACATCATGAGTCGCACGCCGCCAGTGCTTTTTTTCCATCGCCGTTTGACGAAGCCGCCATCCTGACGTTGGATGGAGTCGGTGAATGGACCACCACCAGTCTTGGCGTCGGGCTTGGTCATCGAATCGAGCTGACCGATGAAATTCGGTTTCCCCATTCGCTGGGTTTGCTGTATTCCGCATTCACCCACTACTGCGGATTTCGCGTCAACTCGGGCGAATACAAGTTAATGGGTTTGGCACCGTACGGCAGTCCACAGTACAGCGATTTGATTCTGCGGCATTTGATCGAAGTTCGTGAGGATGGATCATTTCAACTGGACCTGCGGTATTTCAACTACTGTCAGGGTTTGACGATGACGTCATCTCGATTTCACCAGCTCTTTGGGCGTGGTCCGAGGAAGCCTGAGATGCCGATCTCACAACTCGACATGGACTTGGCCGCGTCGGTGCAGGAGGTGACAGAACAAGTTGTCCTGAAGTCGGCGATTCACTTGCACGAGAAAACCAAACAACGCAACCTGTGCATGGCCGGCGGAGTTGCGTTGAACTGTGTTGCCAATGGTCGGTTGCTCCGTGAAGGTCCCTTTGAAAACATTTGGATACAACCGGCCGCTGGTGACGCCGGTGGTGCGTTGGGGATCGCCCTGTTGATCTGGCATCAGTTGCTTGGGCAGCCTCGCCCGCATTTGAATTCGACAAGCCAGCTCGACCGGCAACACGGCAGTTTGCTCGGGCCGCGATTCACTGAATCGGACATCCTGCAATCGCTTGATGAGCACCAAGCGATCTACACGCGATACGACGATGCGGAGCGATTGGCGGGTGACGTCGCCCAGTTGCTTGCCGATGGCAACGTGGTGGGGCGAGTGTCTGGTCGAATGGAGTTCGGACCGCGTGCTTTGGGAAACCGAAGCATCTTGGGGGACCCTCGCAGCGATGAAATGCAGTCGGTGATGAACCAGAAGATCAAGTTTCGCGAGTCCTTTCGCCCGTTCGCACCGGTCGTGTTGGCCGACCACGCGGCCGATTACTTTGATATTCCGCACGGGCACGATAGCCCGTACATGTTGTTGGTGTTCAATGTTGCGAAGTCGAAATGGGTCGAGTCGATGAGTGGCATGACCGAGACCGACGGCGGGCTACAGCGGGTGAACGAAGTACGCAGCACGATTCCGGCGGTCACGCACGTGGACCATTCCGCCCGCGTGCAAACCGTCGATGCGGTTCGCAATCCGGATTTCGAGCGTTTGCTTCGTGCGTTCTATGATCGCACGGGTTGCCCGGTGCTGATCAACACCAGTTTCAATGTGCGTGGCGAACCGATCGTTTGCACACCCGCCGACGCGTATCGGTGTTTCATGGCGACCAACATGGATGTGTTGGTGTTGGAGAACGTTGTGCTCAAAAAAGCAGGTCAACCAAGGGCGGCGGAGTATCAAGCAGAAGAGCACTTATCGCAGTTTGAATTAGATTGA
- a CDS encoding cytochrome-c peroxidase: protein MLRRTAFRASAGLLACFAAIAIPANTWAEPKESDSPKPSTVVLGEDTELLKGIPGEGGVTMEQVQAWLADPTNHEPLTVKLPKGLSAAEGNIYIPADNPMTRAKIELGRQLYFDTRLSNDNTISCASCHDPSMGYGANTQFGVGVLGQTGGRNSPVSYNRIISTLQFWDGRAASLEEQAVGPIANPIEMGNSHDACIASLKKIPVYTAQFNSVFSDGVTIDNVGRAIAAFERTLVTGPAPYDYQVQVDQFEKVFADDLEFLDEEPELKAKYDAFKKAAASAPMSESAKRGMKLFAGKANCAACHAGANFSDEQYHNLGVGMDGEKPDLGRYEITKEEKDKGAFKTPTLRNVALSAPYMHDGSQKTLEEVVEWYNKGGHKNPWLSDKMKPLNLTPQEAADVVAFMKEGLTGTFPEVETNRLPE, encoded by the coding sequence ATGTTACGACGAACTGCTTTCCGAGCTTCCGCAGGCCTCCTGGCTTGCTTTGCCGCCATCGCCATCCCTGCCAACACCTGGGCTGAGCCCAAAGAAAGCGATTCGCCCAAGCCAAGCACCGTTGTCTTGGGCGAAGACACCGAGTTGCTCAAAGGAATCCCAGGCGAGGGCGGCGTCACGATGGAACAAGTCCAAGCGTGGTTGGCCGATCCTACCAATCACGAACCGCTGACGGTCAAGCTGCCCAAGGGCCTCAGCGCAGCCGAAGGCAACATCTACATCCCCGCCGACAACCCGATGACGCGGGCCAAGATCGAACTCGGCCGACAACTTTACTTCGACACCCGTTTGTCCAACGACAACACGATCTCCTGCGCCTCCTGCCACGATCCGTCGATGGGCTACGGCGCGAACACACAGTTCGGCGTCGGTGTGCTTGGTCAGACCGGCGGCCGAAACTCACCGGTCTCCTACAACCGAATCATCAGCACGCTGCAATTCTGGGATGGACGCGCAGCTTCCTTGGAGGAACAAGCCGTTGGGCCGATCGCCAATCCGATCGAGATGGGAAACAGCCATGACGCTTGCATCGCCTCGTTGAAAAAAATCCCGGTTTATACCGCCCAGTTCAACTCCGTCTTTTCCGACGGAGTGACGATCGACAACGTCGGTCGAGCCATCGCGGCGTTCGAACGAACGCTCGTGACCGGACCCGCGCCGTATGACTATCAAGTGCAAGTCGATCAGTTCGAAAAAGTGTTCGCTGATGACTTGGAGTTTCTCGACGAAGAACCCGAACTGAAAGCCAAATACGATGCCTTCAAGAAAGCCGCCGCCTCGGCGCCGATGAGCGAATCGGCCAAACGTGGAATGAAACTGTTCGCGGGCAAAGCTAACTGCGCCGCCTGTCACGCTGGTGCAAACTTCAGTGACGAACAGTACCACAACTTGGGTGTCGGGATGGACGGCGAAAAACCAGACTTGGGTCGTTACGAAATCACCAAAGAAGAAAAAGACAAAGGTGCTTTCAAAACCCCCACCTTGCGCAACGTCGCTTTGTCTGCGCCATACATGCACGACGGCAGCCAAAAGACGTTGGAGGAAGTCGTCGAGTGGTACAACAAGGGCGGTCACAAGAACCCATGGTTAAGCGACAAGATGAAACCATTGAACTTGACCCCGCAAGAAGCCGCAGATGTCGTCGCGTTCATGAAGGAAGGACTGACGGGAACGTTCCCCGAGGTGGAAACCAATCGTCTGCCCGAATGA